Proteins found in one Oribacterium sp. oral taxon 102 genomic segment:
- a CDS encoding HD domain-containing phosphohydrolase, with translation MKLDFTDFLYALSYALDAAERETTGAETGHGKRVAYISYLCAKGLGMSDQELVNLIGCAILHDNAIAEYLREERDAESRLTENRYAEIKNRWGSKSVHIYVGARNIRKLPFEGDVSDIILWHHEEADGSGPFGLTEKETCISSQIIHLADRLDLLYSLPKLSKEGFRELRSYVEWNVGKQFSHKAVACFLRNVSFQEIEKMQKEGAEKLLREHIPAFIKEYTEKQICDISSFFADIVDYKSAFTRNHSIGVMDKARRMAEYYGFPGEKQLRFAFAGALHDIGKMVVGNDILEKPDRLNVHEFDRMKDHASETYKILHSIHGLEDVAEWAANHHEKLDGTGYARGLSGVQLPFEDRLMACIDIYQALTEARPYKDGLSHRKTMRLMKGMARDGKIDPQITEDMDLVFGAGQTEEQDEEEARFIRKRWKCEVCGYIYEGDTPPRTCPVCSSDMDRFFLVQ, from the coding sequence TTGAAACTTGATTTTACAGACTTCCTTTATGCGCTTTCCTATGCGCTGGATGCAGCGGAGAGGGAGACGACAGGCGCTGAGACAGGGCATGGGAAAAGGGTCGCCTACATTTCCTACCTTTGTGCGAAGGGTCTGGGAATGAGCGATCAGGAGCTTGTGAATCTGATCGGCTGCGCGATTCTGCACGACAATGCGATCGCGGAGTATCTGAGGGAAGAGCGGGACGCGGAGAGCCGGCTTACGGAGAACCGCTATGCGGAGATTAAAAACAGATGGGGCAGCAAATCCGTGCACATCTATGTGGGTGCGAGGAATATTCGGAAGCTTCCCTTCGAGGGAGACGTCAGCGACATTATCCTCTGGCATCATGAGGAGGCGGACGGCAGCGGTCCCTTCGGACTCACGGAGAAGGAAACCTGCATCAGCTCTCAGATCATTCATCTGGCGGACCGACTCGATCTCCTGTATTCTCTTCCGAAGCTTTCCAAGGAGGGCTTTCGGGAGCTGCGAAGCTATGTAGAGTGGAATGTCGGGAAACAATTTTCCCATAAGGCGGTGGCTTGCTTCCTCCGGAATGTTTCCTTTCAGGAGATAGAGAAAATGCAGAAGGAGGGAGCGGAGAAGCTCCTGAGAGAACATATCCCTGCTTTTATAAAGGAGTATACGGAGAAGCAGATCTGTGACATCTCCTCCTTTTTTGCGGACATCGTGGACTACAAGTCGGCGTTCACGAGGAACCATTCCATCGGGGTTATGGATAAGGCGAGACGCATGGCGGAGTATTATGGATTTCCCGGGGAGAAGCAGCTTCGCTTTGCCTTTGCGGGGGCACTGCATGATATCGGAAAGATGGTGGTGGGGAACGATATTCTGGAGAAGCCGGATAGGCTGAATGTGCATGAGTTCGACAGAATGAAGGATCATGCATCGGAAACCTACAAGATTCTCCATTCCATACACGGACTGGAGGATGTGGCGGAGTGGGCGGCGAATCACCATGAGAAGCTCGATGGCACTGGCTATGCGAGGGGGCTGTCAGGAGTGCAGCTTCCCTTCGAGGATCGACTCATGGCGTGCATCGATATCTATCAGGCACTCACAGAGGCACGACCCTATAAGGACGGACTCAGCCACAGAAAGACCATGAGGCTTATGAAGGGGATGGCGCGGGACGGCAAGATCGACCCGCAGATCACAGAGGACATGGACCTCGTTTTCGGAGCGGGGCAGACGGAGGAGCAGGATGAGGAAGAAGCACGCTTCATAAGGAAGCGCTGGAAATGTGAGGTCTGCGGATATATCTATGAGGGAGATACACCGCCCCGTACATGCCCGGTCTGCAGCTCGGATATGGATCGGTTTTTCCTCGTGCAGTGA
- the deoC gene encoding deoxyribose-phosphate aldolase: MKLAGKIDHTMLKADADAETIRRYCREARENGFASVCVNTCRVPLAAAELKGSPVKVCCVVGFPLGAMLPTAKAFETAEAVRLGAEEVDMVLNIGALKDRDDTLVREDIRGVVEAAAGKTVKVILETCLLSREEIIKACELSVEAGADFVKTSTGFSTGGATVEDVTLMKQIVGDRARVKASGGIRTPEQAEALLQAGADRLGAGNGLALL; encoded by the coding sequence ATGAAGCTTGCGGGAAAGATCGATCATACCATGCTGAAGGCGGACGCGGATGCCGAGACCATCCGGAGATACTGCAGGGAGGCAAGGGAGAACGGCTTCGCGTCAGTATGTGTGAATACCTGCCGGGTGCCGCTCGCCGCAGCGGAGCTGAAGGGCAGTCCGGTAAAGGTCTGCTGCGTGGTGGGGTTCCCGCTGGGAGCGATGCTGCCCACGGCGAAGGCATTTGAGACGGCGGAGGCAGTGCGGCTCGGTGCGGAGGAGGTGGATATGGTTCTCAACATCGGCGCGCTGAAGGACCGGGATGATACGCTTGTCAGGGAGGACATCAGGGGCGTCGTAGAGGCTGCCGCCGGGAAGACGGTCAAGGTGATCCTCGAAACCTGTCTTCTCAGCAGGGAGGAGATCATAAAGGCCTGCGAGCTTTCCGTGGAGGCAGGCGCGGATTTTGTAAAGACCTCCACCGGCTTCTCGACAGGCGGGGCGACAGTAGAGGATGTGACGCTGATGAAGCAGATCGTCGGAGACAGAGCGAGGGTGAAGGCAAGCGGAGGAATCCGGACGCCGGAGCAGGCGGAGGCGCTGCTTCAGGCGGGTGCGGATCGGCTCGGCGCGGGAAACGGACTGGCACTGCTGTAA
- a CDS encoding rhodanese-like domain-containing protein, whose protein sequence is MKWIWLMAALLLAGCAPKGQSAEESGGETGSCRQISQEEAMRMMEQDDGHIIVDVRRQEEYDSGHIPGAILIPNESIGSTQPEELPDLQQIILIYCRSGNRSKQAAQKLADIGYANIYEFGGINTWPGETVTEDILAEP, encoded by the coding sequence ATGAAATGGATTTGGCTGATGGCGGCTCTGCTTCTGGCAGGCTGCGCTCCGAAGGGGCAGAGTGCAGAGGAGAGCGGCGGCGAGACAGGGAGCTGCCGGCAGATCTCTCAGGAGGAAGCGATGCGAATGATGGAGCAGGACGACGGACACATCATCGTGGACGTGCGAAGGCAGGAGGAGTATGACAGCGGTCATATTCCCGGCGCGATTCTGATTCCGAATGAAAGCATCGGCAGCACGCAGCCAGAGGAGCTGCCGGACCTGCAGCAGATCATCCTGATTTACTGCAGATCCGGGAATCGAAGCAAGCAGGCAGCGCAGAAGCTCGCAGATATAGGCTATGCCAATATTTATGAGTTCGGCGGGATCAATACCTGGCCGGGGGAAACCGTCACAGAGGATATCCTGGCGGAGCCCTAG
- the glpK gene encoding glycerol kinase GlpK, whose amino-acid sequence MKKYIMALDAGTTSNRCILFDWRGRVCSVAQREFAQYFPHPGWVEHDAEELWQSMLSVAREAQNRLGARFDEIAAIGITNQRETSIVWERETGQPICNAIVWQCRRTADYAEELKQRGLTEEIQRKTGLRIDPYFSATKLHWILNHVPGAQARAESGELMFGTVDSWLIYKLSGRRVHATDYSNASRTMLFNITTLCWDRDILRELNIPEGILPETRPSCGFFGESDPEFFGGAIPIAGVAGDQQCALFGQTCFEEGQAKNTYGTGCFMLMNTGEQPVFSRHGLLTTIAWGFNGRVNYALEGSVYAAGAAIQWLRDELQLLDSVEDSEYFATRVEDTNGCYVVPAFTGLGAPYWDPYARGMITGLTRGVNKYHIIRATLESLAFQTYDVLRAMVQDCGIELRSLRVDGGASRNNFLMQFQSDIMNREIVRPACVETTAMGASYLAGLAVGFWKSQQEIRGIWEQNRIFTPNMEEAERERELSGWNQAIKAVFGWARA is encoded by the coding sequence ATGAAAAAATATATTATGGCGCTGGATGCAGGGACGACCTCCAACCGCTGCATCCTTTTTGACTGGCGGGGCAGGGTATGCAGCGTGGCACAGAGGGAGTTTGCCCAATACTTCCCCCATCCGGGCTGGGTGGAGCATGATGCCGAGGAGCTTTGGCAGTCTATGCTGAGCGTGGCGCGGGAGGCGCAGAACAGGCTCGGTGCGCGCTTTGACGAGATTGCGGCTATCGGGATCACCAATCAGCGGGAGACGAGCATCGTCTGGGAGCGGGAGACAGGGCAGCCGATCTGCAATGCCATTGTTTGGCAGTGCCGGCGTACCGCAGATTACGCGGAGGAGCTGAAGCAAAGAGGGCTGACAGAAGAGATTCAGCGGAAGACCGGGCTTAGGATAGACCCCTATTTCTCCGCGACGAAGCTGCATTGGATTCTGAACCATGTGCCCGGCGCACAGGCGCGCGCGGAGAGCGGGGAGCTGATGTTCGGCACGGTGGACAGCTGGCTGATCTATAAGCTGAGCGGCAGGAGAGTTCATGCAACGGACTATTCCAATGCTTCGCGTACCATGCTTTTTAATATCACGACCCTTTGCTGGGACAGGGACATCCTGCGGGAGCTGAATATTCCAGAGGGAATCCTGCCGGAGACGCGGCCCTCCTGTGGCTTCTTCGGCGAAAGTGATCCGGAGTTTTTCGGCGGCGCGATTCCGATCGCCGGCGTGGCGGGAGACCAGCAGTGTGCGCTCTTCGGCCAGACCTGCTTCGAGGAGGGGCAGGCGAAGAACACCTATGGCACAGGCTGCTTCATGCTGATGAATACTGGGGAGCAGCCGGTATTTTCTCGGCATGGACTCCTGACGACGATTGCATGGGGATTCAATGGAAGAGTGAACTACGCGCTGGAGGGATCCGTCTACGCGGCAGGAGCGGCGATACAATGGCTGCGGGACGAGCTGCAGCTTCTCGATTCTGTCGAAGACTCGGAATATTTTGCCACCCGCGTGGAGGATACCAACGGCTGTTATGTGGTTCCGGCCTTTACCGGACTCGGTGCGCCCTACTGGGATCCCTATGCCCGGGGGATGATCACAGGACTCACCCGCGGTGTCAACAAGTATCACATCATCCGTGCGACGCTGGAATCCCTGGCGTTCCAGACCTATGATGTCCTGCGGGCTATGGTGCAGGACTGCGGCATAGAGCTGCGTTCGCTCCGGGTGGATGGCGGTGCGAGTCGGAATAATTTCCTGATGCAGTTCCAATCGGATATTATGAACCGGGAGATCGTGCGTCCGGCGTGCGTGGAAACGACGGCAATGGGAGCTAGTTATCTGGCGGGGCTTGCCGTCGGCTTCTGGAAATCACAGCAGGAGATTCGCGGCATCTGGGAGCAGAACCGGATTTTCACTCCGAATATGGAGGAGGCGGAACGAGAGAGGGAGCTTTCAGGCTGGAATCAGGCGATCAAAGCGGTTTTTGGCTGGGCGAGAGCGTAG
- a CDS encoding DeoR/GlpR family DNA-binding transcription regulator codes for MKDQRLDQLEQYIVSNRSVTIDHLCDEFHISKNTVRRDLDTLLPRGRIIKVYGGAKAVENAPPVKIPLSGFAERHTANSQAKQYICRLAADFVKDGDVLYIDTGTTCIHLVEEIRHIHCTIITNSLQAAVLAAPYENLTVFMLPGKLKRETLSFVGVEAAENLSIYNIDKAFMASTGVTLENGMTNASPEEYLIKKTVMEKSREKYLLVDHSKFGRSALHTYGSLGELKTLVTDQPVPENIKGFCSAHKIRVLY; via the coding sequence ATGAAAGATCAGCGCTTAGACCAGCTCGAGCAGTATATCGTCAGCAATCGATCTGTTACCATAGACCACTTGTGCGACGAATTTCACATTTCGAAGAATACCGTACGGCGGGATCTCGACACCCTGCTGCCGCGCGGTCGGATCATCAAGGTTTACGGCGGCGCAAAGGCTGTCGAGAATGCACCGCCCGTCAAGATCCCATTGTCCGGCTTCGCAGAGCGTCACACTGCAAACAGCCAGGCAAAGCAGTATATCTGCCGTCTCGCCGCAGACTTCGTCAAGGACGGGGATGTGCTCTATATCGACACCGGCACCACCTGTATTCATCTAGTGGAGGAAATTCGGCATATCCACTGTACAATCATCACCAACAGCCTGCAGGCTGCCGTCCTTGCCGCGCCCTACGAAAACCTGACCGTATTCATGCTCCCCGGGAAGCTGAAACGGGAAACGCTTTCCTTCGTCGGTGTGGAAGCCGCGGAAAACCTCTCGATCTACAACATCGACAAGGCCTTCATGGCTTCCACCGGCGTCACCCTCGAAAACGGTATGACCAACGCGTCTCCCGAGGAATATCTCATCAAGAAAACCGTTATGGAAAAAAGCCGCGAGAAGTATCTGCTCGTAGACCATTCCAAATTCGGCCGCAGCGCCCTGCACACCTACGGCTCGCTCGGAGAGCTGAAGACGCTTGTCACGGATCAGCCTGTACCAGAGAATATCAAGGGCTTCTGCAGCGCACATAAGATCCGTGTTCTGTATTGA
- the rbsD gene encoding D-ribose pyranase: MIKKGIFHPQLLRVMGELRHRDTLVIGDAGLPVPKGVERIDLGWKAGSPGYLEVLEELLKYLVVEEALFAEEAKRVTPAFHEKALALLPEGLPIRYVPHSELKRESGQAKAIILTGEFTGYTNVILTCGCAY; the protein is encoded by the coding sequence ATGATTAAGAAGGGAATTTTCCACCCGCAGCTGCTTCGCGTCATGGGCGAGCTTCGGCATCGGGACACGCTGGTGATAGGGGATGCCGGACTTCCGGTTCCCAAGGGCGTGGAGCGGATCGATCTGGGCTGGAAGGCGGGAAGCCCCGGTTATCTGGAGGTACTGGAGGAGCTGTTGAAGTATCTTGTGGTAGAGGAGGCGCTGTTTGCAGAGGAGGCGAAGCGTGTGACGCCGGCATTTCACGAAAAGGCGCTTGCGCTGCTTCCGGAGGGGCTGCCGATCCGCTATGTTCCGCATTCGGAGCTGAAGCGGGAAAGCGGGCAGGCGAAGGCAATCATTCTGACAGGGGAGTTCACGGGCTATACCAATGTGATCCTGACCTGCGGCTGCGCGTATTGA
- a CDS encoding sugar ABC transporter ATP-binding protein: MDECVLRIESVVKTFPGVTALKDAHLQINRGEVHAVCGENGAGKSTLMKIIAGAQPYSSGHIYVDGKEAVFHSTRDAEKHGIAMIYQEFNMVPELTVAENMYLGRLPEKAGGRVDWDRLYRDAEETLRRLKLRIDARTKVKNLSVAEAQMTEIAKCLTIGAKIIIMDEPTAALTDEEIRVLFEIIGDLKKRGISILYISHRMDEIFQIADRLTVFRDGCYIATKRIEDTDYAEVVSLMVGRSVDSLYPKRAYQPGEIVFEARNICGRGVHDVSIELHRGEILGISGLMGSGTIELSKLIYGAIPMKSGTVLVHGKRIDNSSPDRAIAGGIGFVSDDRKNEGLVLGRSIRENITLSSLKKFTRGIQLRNREEQQAVQKEIKRLNIKLSSPAQPAGRLSGGNQQKVVFAKVLEADTEILILDEPTRGVDVGAKAEIYSIMDQMTKEGKSIILISTDLPEVIGMSDRVVIMREGVRVLELGKEELSQEKILAYESGGVEE, encoded by the coding sequence ATGGATGAGTGCGTATTAAGGATAGAGTCGGTGGTGAAAACCTTTCCCGGGGTGACCGCGCTGAAGGATGCGCATCTTCAGATCAACAGAGGAGAGGTACATGCGGTCTGCGGTGAAAACGGCGCCGGCAAATCGACGCTGATGAAGATCATCGCAGGGGCGCAGCCCTACAGCTCCGGGCACATCTACGTTGATGGGAAGGAGGCGGTATTCCATTCCACACGGGATGCGGAAAAGCACGGCATTGCCATGATTTATCAGGAATTTAACATGGTTCCGGAGCTGACGGTAGCGGAAAATATGTATCTGGGGCGTCTGCCTGAGAAGGCGGGAGGAAGGGTAGACTGGGACAGGCTGTACCGGGATGCGGAGGAGACGCTCCGGCGGCTGAAGCTTCGCATTGATGCCCGGACGAAGGTGAAAAACCTGAGCGTCGCGGAGGCGCAGATGACGGAAATCGCGAAATGCCTGACGATCGGCGCGAAGATCATCATTATGGACGAGCCGACAGCGGCGCTGACGGATGAGGAGATCAGGGTGCTGTTTGAGATCATAGGGGATCTGAAGAAAAGAGGCATATCCATCCTCTATATTTCTCACCGTATGGATGAGATCTTTCAGATCGCGGACAGGCTGACGGTTTTCCGGGACGGCTGCTATATTGCCACGAAGCGGATCGAAGATACGGACTATGCCGAGGTAGTGTCCCTCATGGTGGGCAGGAGCGTGGACAGCCTGTATCCGAAGAGGGCGTATCAGCCGGGGGAGATCGTATTCGAGGCGAGAAATATCTGCGGAAGAGGTGTGCATGACGTAAGCATCGAGCTGCACAGAGGAGAAATCCTCGGAATCTCCGGCTTGATGGGCTCCGGAACCATAGAGCTGTCCAAGCTCATTTACGGCGCGATCCCGATGAAGTCGGGCACGGTGCTGGTGCACGGTAAACGAATCGACAATTCCAGTCCGGACAGGGCGATCGCGGGTGGGATCGGTTTCGTGTCAGACGACAGAAAAAATGAAGGGCTGGTGCTGGGGCGGAGCATCCGTGAAAATATCACGCTTTCCTCCCTGAAGAAATTCACGAGAGGCATACAGCTTCGGAATCGGGAAGAGCAGCAGGCGGTGCAGAAGGAAATCAAAAGGCTGAATATCAAACTCAGCAGCCCCGCACAGCCTGCGGGACGGCTGAGCGGAGGCAATCAGCAGAAGGTGGTATTCGCCAAGGTATTGGAGGCGGATACCGAGATTCTGATTCTGGATGAGCCGACGCGGGGTGTGGATGTCGGCGCGAAGGCGGAAATCTACAGCATCATGGATCAGATGACGAAGGAGGGCAAGAGCATCATCCTGATTTCGACGGATCTTCCGGAGGTGATCGGTATGAGCGACAGAGTCGTCATCATGCGGGAAGGCGTTCGGGTGCTGGAGCTGGGAAAGGAAGAGCTGAGCCAGGAGAAGATATTGGCGTATGAATCGGGAGGGGTCGAGGAATGA
- a CDS encoding ABC transporter permease, which yields MNKGNKRVLITQINIYRSVLILLFICIVATILSENFLSVSNLFNVIRQVAVGGLVACGMTFVILTGGIDLSVGSIVGLTGALSAGVLRTTENMLLAILVAVTVGILCGMVNGFFVAYCGIPAFIATLGMMTLLRGCVLVYTQGSPIAIKNAAYKFIGKGSLLGIPLPIVFVILFFLLGHYVLTQTPFGRAVYALGGSREAARLAGIRTKATEWAVYTINGFMCSVAGIVLTSRLASAQSTGGEGIEMDAIAAVILGGTSLSGGSGFILPTVVGAIIMGIIDNLLTLMKIDPHATNIVKGAVILLAVLVDKKVNELSARAEV from the coding sequence ATGAATAAGGGAAATAAGAGAGTGCTGATAACGCAGATCAATATCTATCGATCGGTATTGATTCTGCTGTTCATCTGTATCGTTGCGACCATCCTGTCGGAAAACTTCCTGAGCGTCAGCAACCTGTTTAACGTGATTCGTCAGGTAGCGGTGGGCGGGCTGGTTGCCTGCGGCATGACCTTCGTGATTCTGACCGGCGGGATAGACCTCTCTGTCGGTTCGATCGTAGGGCTGACGGGCGCGCTGTCCGCAGGCGTCCTGCGAACGACGGAGAATATGCTGCTGGCGATCCTCGTGGCGGTGACGGTGGGGATCCTCTGCGGCATGGTGAATGGTTTTTTCGTCGCATACTGCGGCATTCCGGCGTTTATCGCGACACTTGGGATGATGACATTGCTTCGGGGCTGCGTGCTGGTGTATACGCAGGGCTCTCCGATCGCGATAAAGAATGCGGCGTATAAGTTTATCGGGAAGGGAAGCCTGCTCGGCATTCCGCTGCCGATTGTCTTCGTGATTCTCTTCTTCCTGCTGGGACACTATGTTCTGACGCAGACACCGTTCGGGAGAGCGGTATATGCGCTGGGCGGCAGCAGGGAGGCGGCGCGGCTCGCCGGAATCCGTACCAAGGCGACGGAGTGGGCGGTGTATACGATAAACGGCTTCATGTGCTCTGTTGCGGGGATCGTCCTGACCTCCCGGCTTGCCTCTGCGCAGTCCACCGGAGGCGAGGGGATCGAAATGGACGCGATCGCGGCGGTCATTCTGGGCGGCACCAGCCTGAGCGGCGGCAGCGGCTTCATTCTCCCCACTGTAGTCGGCGCGATCATCATGGGCATCATCGACAACCTCCTGACGCTGATGAAGATCGACCCGCATGCGACCAACATCGTAAAGGGTGCGGTGATTCTGCTGGCGGTGCTGGTGGATAAGAAGGTCAATGAGCTTTCCGCGAGGGCAGAGGTGTGA
- the rbsK gene encoding ribokinase: MGRVVVFGSFVVDLMSRTPHLPVPGETVKGSVFKMGPGGKGFNQGVAAHKAGAEVSMVTKLGKDSFADVALDTMHTLGMDTSHIFQTEEAETGSALIMVEEKSSQNEIVVVLGACSRITDAEVESLSDLLSGAEYLLTQLETNVSAVEKLVEMAKERGVKVILNTAPVQPISDQLLSRVDLITPNEVEAETLSGIAVTDEENAGRAADWFFQKGVKAVMITLGGRGVYIATREKRGMLPAFRVDAVDTTGAGDAFNGGLVTALAEGKDLWEAAIFASALAALSVQRIGTTPSMPVRAEIDAFLQEHREEQHD, translated from the coding sequence ATGGGAAGGGTTGTGGTATTTGGGAGCTTCGTGGTGGACCTGATGAGCAGGACGCCGCATCTGCCGGTTCCCGGAGAGACTGTGAAGGGCAGTGTATTTAAAATGGGACCCGGCGGCAAGGGCTTCAATCAGGGCGTCGCGGCGCATAAGGCAGGTGCAGAGGTCTCTATGGTGACGAAGCTCGGCAAGGACAGCTTCGCGGATGTCGCGCTGGATACCATGCATACGCTCGGCATGGATACGTCGCATATCTTCCAGACAGAGGAAGCGGAGACAGGCTCCGCGCTTATTATGGTGGAGGAGAAGAGCAGTCAGAATGAAATCGTAGTAGTTCTGGGGGCATGCAGCAGGATCACGGACGCAGAGGTGGAGAGCCTGTCTGATCTGCTTTCCGGTGCGGAATATCTTTTGACACAGCTGGAAACCAATGTGTCGGCAGTGGAGAAGCTGGTGGAAATGGCGAAGGAGCGCGGTGTGAAGGTCATCCTGAATACAGCGCCGGTGCAGCCGATCAGCGATCAGCTGCTTTCCAGAGTGGATCTGATTACGCCGAATGAGGTAGAGGCAGAGACGCTGAGCGGGATTGCGGTGACGGATGAGGAGAATGCCGGAAGAGCTGCAGACTGGTTTTTTCAAAAGGGCGTAAAGGCAGTCATGATTACGCTGGGCGGAAGGGGCGTGTATATCGCAACCAGAGAAAAACGCGGGATGCTTCCCGCCTTCCGGGTCGATGCTGTAGACACCACCGGAGCGGGAGACGCCTTTAATGGAGGGCTCGTCACGGCGCTGGCAGAGGGTAAGGATCTCTGGGAGGCGGCGATTTTTGCCAGTGCACTCGCCGCATTATCCGTACAGAGGATAGGAACCACGCCCTCCATGCCGGTACGCGCGGAGATTGACGCTTTTTTACAGGAACACAGGGAGGAACAGCATGATTAA
- a CDS encoding LacI family DNA-binding transcriptional regulator, which produces MNIRDIAKQTGVSSTTVSRVLNQSGYVKEDTRKKILEAISETGYVPNAIARSLSVRGTSSIAVIVPDITNEFFPSLVSGISALAEAENYNLVLYDTNESGEREHNALAGVESQYMAGVIITPVSEQDGDTSRRLTELREKNIPVVLADRDIAGAELDGVFTDNIKGSFEGVEALIREGHRRIAIIAGPSTSLPGRDRLTGYRQALEHYRIPLREEYIVFGDFRIDKAYERTKALMALKEPPTAIFTSNNKTTLGALKYFTEQRIRIGRDISIIGYDQIDALKLIDYPLSTIERDAQLQGQEAMRLLLRQLKHRGAAGERKQVYVPHSVFLRGSEKCRQLML; this is translated from the coding sequence ATGAATATCAGAGATATTGCAAAACAAACCGGCGTTTCTTCCACGACGGTGTCCAGAGTGCTGAACCAGTCTGGCTATGTGAAGGAGGATACCAGAAAGAAGATTCTGGAGGCGATCAGCGAGACGGGCTATGTGCCGAATGCGATCGCAAGGAGCCTGAGCGTCAGAGGGACCTCGAGCATCGCCGTCATTGTACCGGATATCACCAATGAATTCTTCCCGAGTCTGGTCAGCGGAATCAGTGCGCTGGCGGAGGCGGAGAATTACAATCTGGTGCTGTATGATACCAATGAGTCCGGAGAAAGGGAGCACAACGCGCTGGCAGGTGTGGAGAGCCAGTATATGGCGGGGGTCATCATTACGCCGGTGTCAGAGCAGGACGGCGATACGAGCCGGAGGCTGACGGAGCTGCGGGAGAAGAATATCCCGGTGGTGCTGGCGGATCGGGATATCGCCGGTGCGGAGCTGGACGGCGTTTTCACGGATAATATCAAAGGAAGCTTCGAGGGCGTAGAGGCGCTGATCCGGGAGGGACACAGACGGATCGCGATCATCGCGGGACCGAGCACCTCTCTGCCGGGGCGAGACAGACTGACGGGCTATCGGCAGGCGCTGGAGCACTACAGGATCCCGCTTCGGGAGGAGTACATCGTTTTCGGCGATTTCCGGATCGACAAGGCTTATGAGAGAACGAAAGCGCTGATGGCACTGAAGGAGCCGCCGACAGCGATCTTTACCTCCAATAACAAGACGACGCTCGGTGCGCTGAAATATTTCACCGAGCAGCGTATCCGGATAGGAAGGGATATTTCTATTATCGGCTACGATCAGATCGATGCGCTGAAGCTGATCGACTATCCCCTCTCCACGATAGAGCGCGATGCACAGCTGCAGGGGCAGGAGGCGATGCGGCTTCTGCTGCGGCAGCTGAAGCACAGGGGCGCTGCCGGAGAGAGAAAGCAGGTTTATGTGCCGCACAGCGTGTTTCTGCGCGGATCGGAAAAGTGCAGGCAGCTGATGTTATAG
- a CDS encoding substrate-binding domain-containing protein: MKKRCMAAAAAAMLMAVSLIGCGAGGGTATQAESKTGESKAEESKTEENKTDEMKGSGASNGMMIGLSMNTQTNPFFVSVQQGVKDAAAKYGIEIVATDAQDNPATQAKDIENLIAMKPAAIIVDTCDSDAIIPAIESCNEAGIPVFTMDRKANGGEVVAHIGYDAIKSGAMAADYLAKALGEKGKLVELQGIMGSNVAQDRHQGFTDEIKKYPEIEVVQSEVANFDRATAMSVMENILSANPEIDGLYAANDEMALGAVEAIEAAGRLDEITIIGCDCIDDTIDAMKEGKIEASISEPPYGLGVSILEAAHTYLEGGSVPKSVILGNQVLEAADAGSYDSRREVEIVSQQ; this comes from the coding sequence ATGAAAAAAAGATGTATGGCGGCAGCGGCGGCGGCAATGCTCATGGCAGTCTCTCTGATCGGCTGCGGCGCGGGCGGAGGAACCGCGACGCAGGCAGAAAGCAAGACGGGCGAGAGCAAGGCGGAGGAAAGCAAGACAGAGGAGAATAAGACGGACGAGATGAAGGGGAGCGGTGCATCAAACGGCATGATGATCGGGCTTTCCATGAATACGCAGACCAATCCCTTCTTCGTATCGGTGCAGCAGGGCGTGAAGGATGCGGCGGCGAAGTACGGCATTGAGATCGTGGCGACGGATGCGCAGGACAATCCTGCGACACAGGCAAAGGACATCGAGAACCTGATCGCGATGAAGCCGGCGGCGATCATCGTAGACACCTGTGATTCCGATGCCATCATTCCTGCCATCGAGTCGTGCAACGAGGCAGGAATCCCGGTATTCACCATGGACAGAAAGGCGAATGGCGGCGAGGTCGTGGCACATATCGGCTATGATGCGATCAAGTCGGGCGCAATGGCGGCGGATTATCTTGCGAAGGCGCTCGGAGAGAAGGGAAAGCTGGTAGAGCTGCAGGGAATCATGGGCAGCAACGTGGCGCAGGATCGGCATCAGGGCTTCACGGACGAGATCAAAAAGTATCCGGAGATCGAGGTGGTGCAGTCTGAGGTTGCGAACTTTGACAGAGCGACGGCGATGAGCGTGATGGAGAATATCCTCTCCGCAAACCCGGAGATCGACGGCCTGTATGCGGCAAATGACGAGATGGCGCTGGGCGCAGTCGAGGCGATCGAGGCAGCGGGACGGCTGGACGAGATCACGATCATCGGCTGCGACTGCATTGACGACACCATCGACGCGATGAAGGAGGGAAAGATTGAGGCTTCCATTTCCGAGCCGCCCTACGGGCTCGGCGTGTCGATTCTGGAGGCAGCGCACACCTATCTGGAGGGCGGCTCGGTTCCCAAGAGCGTGATCCTCGGAAATCAGGTGCTGGAGGCGGCGGATGCCGGAAGCTATGATTCCAGAAGAGAGGTAGAGATCGTTAGCCAGCAGTAA